A DNA window from Hoplias malabaricus isolate fHopMal1 chromosome 5, fHopMal1.hap1, whole genome shotgun sequence contains the following coding sequences:
- the sult1st5 gene encoding sulfotransferase family 1, cytosolic sulfotransferase 5 isoform X2, translated as MEKTENTRCPLLEVRGIPLPEPIVRHFSRVEKFQAFKGDLLIATYPKAGTTWTQEIVDLILNEVDEEKCRRGPTHVRMPFLEMTSPDPNISGMAKLEKMDPPRVIKTHLPIQLVPQSFWDAGCKVIYVARNPKDSVVSYFYFDRMNLTQPEPGPWGEYLEKFMKGQLGWGSWYDHVKGYWREKQNKNILYLFYEDMKENSAREVIRISEFLGQHLSKDVVDKIVKLTTFAAMCDNPMANYSAVPDTIFDRKVSQFMRKGEVGDWPNHFSPEEDAVFEEHYHKMMADTPIPFRFSLSE; from the exons ATGGAGAAAACCGAAAACACTCGCTGCCCTTTGCTTGAAGTGAGAGGAATTCCTTTACCGGAACCCATAGTCAGACACTTCAGCAGAGTGGAGAAATTCCAAGCGTTTAAAGGCGATTTGCTTATTGCCACTTACCCTAAAGCAG GTACTACATGGACACAAGAAATAGTGGATCTAATTCTGAATGAAGTAGATGAAGAGAAGTGCAGGCGAGGTCCCACCCATGTGCGCATGCCATTTCTGGAGATGACCTCTCCAGATCCCAACATCTCTG GTATGGCTAAACTAGAGAAGATGGATCCTCCTCGAGTTATCAAAACTCATCTTCCTATCCAGCTTGTACCTCAGTCATTCTGGGATGCCGGGTGCAAG GTAATATATGTGGCTCGCAATCCTAAAGACAGCGTAGTGTCATACTTTTACTTTGATCGTATGAATCTTACTCAGCCAGAGCCAGGACCCTGGGGAGAGTATCTAGAAAAGTTCATGAAAGGACAGT TAGGTTGGGGCTCCTGGTATGATCATGTCAAAGGATACTGGAGAGAAAAGCAAAATAAGAACATCCTCTACCTCTTTTATGAAGATATGAAAGAG AACTCTGCTCGGGAGGTGATCCGCATTTCTGAGTTCCTAGGACAACATTTATCAAAGGATGTGGTTGACAAGATTGTGAAATTAACTACATTTGCTGCCATGTGTGATAACCCTATGGCCAACTATTCAGCAGTGCCTGACACTATATTTGATAGAAAAGTATCACAGTTCATGAGAAAAG gtGAAGTTGGTGACTGGCCGAATCATTTCAGTCCAGAAGAAGATGCTGTATTTGAAGAGCATTATCACAAAATGATGGCTGATACTCCTATTCCTTTTCGATTTTCTTTGTCAGAGTAA
- the sult1st5 gene encoding sulfotransferase family 1, cytosolic sulfotransferase 5 isoform X1, with protein sequence MGLRRLFLKYLHEMEKTENTRCPLLEVRGIPLPEPIVRHFSRVEKFQAFKGDLLIATYPKAGTTWTQEIVDLILNEVDEEKCRRGPTHVRMPFLEMTSPDPNISGMAKLEKMDPPRVIKTHLPIQLVPQSFWDAGCKVIYVARNPKDSVVSYFYFDRMNLTQPEPGPWGEYLEKFMKGQLGWGSWYDHVKGYWREKQNKNILYLFYEDMKENSAREVIRISEFLGQHLSKDVVDKIVKLTTFAAMCDNPMANYSAVPDTIFDRKVSQFMRKGEVGDWPNHFSPEEDAVFEEHYHKMMADTPIPFRFSLSE encoded by the exons ATGGGATTGCGCCGATTGTTTCTGAAGTATTTGCACGAA ATGGAGAAAACCGAAAACACTCGCTGCCCTTTGCTTGAAGTGAGAGGAATTCCTTTACCGGAACCCATAGTCAGACACTTCAGCAGAGTGGAGAAATTCCAAGCGTTTAAAGGCGATTTGCTTATTGCCACTTACCCTAAAGCAG GTACTACATGGACACAAGAAATAGTGGATCTAATTCTGAATGAAGTAGATGAAGAGAAGTGCAGGCGAGGTCCCACCCATGTGCGCATGCCATTTCTGGAGATGACCTCTCCAGATCCCAACATCTCTG GTATGGCTAAACTAGAGAAGATGGATCCTCCTCGAGTTATCAAAACTCATCTTCCTATCCAGCTTGTACCTCAGTCATTCTGGGATGCCGGGTGCAAG GTAATATATGTGGCTCGCAATCCTAAAGACAGCGTAGTGTCATACTTTTACTTTGATCGTATGAATCTTACTCAGCCAGAGCCAGGACCCTGGGGAGAGTATCTAGAAAAGTTCATGAAAGGACAGT TAGGTTGGGGCTCCTGGTATGATCATGTCAAAGGATACTGGAGAGAAAAGCAAAATAAGAACATCCTCTACCTCTTTTATGAAGATATGAAAGAG AACTCTGCTCGGGAGGTGATCCGCATTTCTGAGTTCCTAGGACAACATTTATCAAAGGATGTGGTTGACAAGATTGTGAAATTAACTACATTTGCTGCCATGTGTGATAACCCTATGGCCAACTATTCAGCAGTGCCTGACACTATATTTGATAGAAAAGTATCACAGTTCATGAGAAAAG gtGAAGTTGGTGACTGGCCGAATCATTTCAGTCCAGAAGAAGATGCTGTATTTGAAGAGCATTATCACAAAATGATGGCTGATACTCCTATTCCTTTTCGATTTTCTTTGTCAGAGTAA
- the szrd1 gene encoding SUZ RNA-binding domain-containing isoform X1: MEEEEVAESWEEAADSGEMERRLEEKLRISQKERLSSGSSGRSPIKTAIMIQDDSLPAAPPPQIRILKRPTSNGTLGCSVPQNRPSPQVKSLAQREAEYAEARKRILGSADDTPQERASSERSQRAGTHTPSEDTRTNNHVVRQPAGPDGTQGFRQRR; encoded by the exons atggaggaagaggaggtcGCTGAAAGCTGGGAAGAAGCTGCCGACAGTGGG GAAATGGAGAGAAGATTAGAGGAGAAGCTACGGATTAGTCAGAAAGAAAG ACTTTCAAGTGGGAGTTCGGGTCGTTCTCCTATAAAGACAGCTATCATGATCCAAGATGACTCCCTCCCAGCAGCACCACCTCCACAGATACGTATTTTGAAACGACCCACCAGCAACGGAACTTTAGGATGTTCTGTACCACAGAATCGACCCTCACCGCAAGTGAAGTCCTTAGCTCAGAGGGAGGCTGAATACGCTGAAGCCCGGAAAAGAATCCTTGGTAGTGCTGATGACACACCTCAGGAGAGAGCCAGTTCAGAAAG ATCACAGCGTGCAGGAACCCATACACCTTCAGAGGACACAAGAACAAACAACCATGTAGTTCGACAGCCAGCAGGTCCAGATGGTACACAAGGATTTCGTCAGAGAAGATAG
- the tmem82 gene encoding transmembrane protein 82, translating into MFSFISWFIPSLPSWLTIETNPLECILQGLIAACGISVLCNLLRVYLFTEAQSVTDSKPDVKNKSSHIGGLIYTIQFWILTVILGFVGSRVASLVVLEFCLRVVSSRLTSPSDPLSDSLLQWLVQCQFSLGCAFNCSLQFLHEGAQQAWLSLLLGAGLSWFLSSQCSRLRHHVTTMYPIHSTQRYCGVCIGLLTSGTSILHFLCSALILTFSVAGIAAVSNINQHFLSTTEALRFWTPLTICYTLLIIYMHDEQHRQPERQALLNTVVVRLGGLLVLMLTVGRWADVLHILVCFIGEATCLLPAQDLLDSAFNGDADIPRHSVIKKENQRRQKKLD; encoded by the exons ATGTTTTCCTTCATTTCCTGGTTTATTCCAAGTTTACCTTCTTGGCTGACCATTGAAACAAATCCTCTAGAGTGTATTTTACAAG GACTTATTGCTGCCTGCGGAATCTCAGTTCTCTGTAACCTTTTAAGGGTTTACTTGTTCACTGAAGCACAGAG TGTTACAGACAGCAAACCTGATGTTAAAAATAAGAGCAGTCATATTGGTGGTCTAATATACACAATACAATTCTGGATACTGACAGTGATTCTAGGGTTTGTGGGTTCTCGAGTTGCATCACTAGTGGTTCTTGAGTTCTGCCTGCGAGTAGTCTCATCACGTCTCACATCTCCATCA GATCCACTAAGTGATTCTTTATTGCAGTGGCTGGTCCAGTGCCAGTTCTCTTTGGGGTGCGCGTTCAACTGTAGCCTTCAGTTTCTCCATGAGGGGGCACAACAAGCCTGGTTAAGTCTCCTCCTGGGTGCAGGACTGAGCTGGTTTTTGTCGAGCCAATGCTCCAGACTGCGACATCATGTAACGACGATGTACCCAATACACAgcacccagcgttactgtgggGTTTGCATTGGGCTCCTGACTAGTGGCACCTCTATACTGCACTTTCTTTGCAGTGCCTTAATCCTGACCTTTAGTGTGGCTGGCATTGCTGCTGTATCCAACATCAACCAACACTTTCTGTCAACTACAGAGGCCTTGAGGTTCTGGACACCCCTCACAATCTGTTACACTCTACTGATTATTTATATGCATG atgaacaGCATCGGCAACCTGAAAGACAGGCACTTTTGAACACAGTTGTTGTACGTCTGGGTGGCCTACTAGTTTTAATGCTGACTGTAGGAAGGTGGGCTGATGTGCTCCATATTTTGGTGTGCTTCATAGGTGAAGCAACCTGTCTGTTACCAGCTCAGGACTTACTGGACAGCGCATTTAAT GGTGATGCAGATATTCCCAGACATTCTgtgataaaaaaagaaaaccagagAAGACAAAAGAAACTGGACTGA
- the szrd1 gene encoding SUZ RNA-binding domain-containing isoform X2, which yields MERRLEEKLRISQKERLSSGSSGRSPIKTAIMIQDDSLPAAPPPQIRILKRPTSNGTLGCSVPQNRPSPQVKSLAQREAEYAEARKRILGSADDTPQERASSERSQRAGTHTPSEDTRTNNHVVRQPAGPDGTQGFRQRR from the exons ATGGAGAGAAGATTAGAGGAGAAGCTACGGATTAGTCAGAAAGAAAG ACTTTCAAGTGGGAGTTCGGGTCGTTCTCCTATAAAGACAGCTATCATGATCCAAGATGACTCCCTCCCAGCAGCACCACCTCCACAGATACGTATTTTGAAACGACCCACCAGCAACGGAACTTTAGGATGTTCTGTACCACAGAATCGACCCTCACCGCAAGTGAAGTCCTTAGCTCAGAGGGAGGCTGAATACGCTGAAGCCCGGAAAAGAATCCTTGGTAGTGCTGATGACACACCTCAGGAGAGAGCCAGTTCAGAAAG ATCACAGCGTGCAGGAACCCATACACCTTCAGAGGACACAAGAACAAACAACCATGTAGTTCGACAGCCAGCAGGTCCAGATGGTACACAAGGATTTCGTCAGAGAAGATAG